A region from the Desulfoglaeba alkanexedens ALDC genome encodes:
- the sppA gene encoding signal peptide peptidase SppA, with product MMMKRVAFWFVVFLFIFVILPVGGVLLWMVVQEVDLLAKPNRLGVIEVNGMIKNGTPVLEALKKFGEDPNIRSVVVRIESPGGGVGPSQEIYREVRRFRSLKPVVASLGSIAASGGYYVAAACNTIVANPGTLTGSIGVVVHLPKLQGLFDRIGYETVTIKSGPYKDIGNPGRDITAEERRVLEETVEAVHGQFVKDVAKARGLPEEAVRSIADGRIFTGEHAQSLGLVDELGNLEDAFALAAKLGGIEGKPVIVYAEKKKVTLWDVILSGSFLDRFRTALDPSEAVNPLRYQWSLWP from the coding sequence ATGATGATGAAACGGGTTGCCTTCTGGTTCGTGGTCTTTCTGTTCATATTCGTGATTCTGCCTGTCGGAGGCGTTCTGCTCTGGATGGTGGTTCAGGAAGTGGACCTGCTGGCGAAACCCAACCGCCTGGGCGTGATCGAGGTCAACGGCATGATCAAAAACGGGACGCCTGTGCTGGAGGCCCTGAAGAAATTCGGGGAGGACCCCAACATCCGGTCCGTGGTCGTCCGCATCGAATCCCCCGGAGGCGGTGTGGGCCCTTCACAGGAAATCTACCGCGAAGTGCGCCGCTTCAGATCCCTTAAGCCCGTGGTCGCCTCCCTCGGAAGCATCGCCGCCTCCGGCGGCTATTACGTGGCAGCCGCCTGCAATACGATCGTCGCGAACCCTGGAACGCTCACCGGAAGCATCGGCGTCGTGGTGCACCTGCCGAAACTTCAGGGCTTGTTCGACCGCATCGGCTACGAAACCGTGACCATCAAGAGCGGACCCTACAAGGACATTGGAAACCCGGGGCGGGACATCACCGCGGAGGAGCGCCGGGTGCTCGAAGAAACCGTGGAAGCGGTGCACGGGCAGTTCGTGAAGGATGTGGCCAAGGCGAGAGGTCTCCCCGAAGAGGCGGTGAGGTCCATTGCCGACGGCCGCATCTTTACCGGCGAACATGCCCAAAGCCTGGGGCTGGTGGACGAACTGGGCAACCTCGAAGACGCCTTCGCCCTGGCGGCGAAACTCGGCGGCATCGAGGGAAAACCCGTGATCGTTTACGCCGAAAAAAAGAAGGTGACGCTCTGGGACGTCATCCTGAGCGGATCGTTTCTTGACAGGTTCCGAACGGCCCTGGACCCTTCGGAAGCCGTGAATCCGCTACGGTACCAGTGGAGCCTGTGGCCCTGA
- a CDS encoding metallophosphoesterase family protein: MKVVVFSDTHLNHVNRDLERLCDRYCREADLVIHLGDWVRAPVLDFFEQYPLEGVCGNMDDAVLRSRLPDRKVLHLNGHRVGIVHGWGPGGDLRARLRGEFSGVEAILYGHTHLPFKGTEDGVFWMNPGSVFSGRGRVRSSLAILHLGPTIDGEIVEL, encoded by the coding sequence ATGAAAGTGGTGGTGTTTTCAGATACGCATTTAAACCACGTGAATCGTGACCTGGAACGTCTCTGTGACCGCTACTGCCGGGAAGCCGACCTGGTGATTCACTTGGGGGATTGGGTCCGGGCTCCGGTGCTGGATTTTTTTGAACAGTACCCGCTGGAGGGGGTTTGCGGAAACATGGATGATGCCGTCCTCCGCAGCCGACTGCCGGACCGGAAGGTGCTCCATTTGAACGGGCATCGTGTCGGCATCGTTCACGGGTGGGGTCCGGGCGGAGACCTTCGAGCCCGTCTTCGTGGCGAGTTTTCCGGCGTGGAGGCGATCCTTTACGGCCACACTCATCTTCCGTTCAAGGGGACCGAAGACGGCGTGTTCTGGATGAATCCGGGTTCCGTTTTTTCCGGGCGCGGCCGCGTTCGGTCCAGCCTTGCAATTCTTCACTTGGGTCCAACCATCGACGGCGAAATCGTTGAGCTGTAG
- a CDS encoding MBL fold metallo-hydrolase — translation MRGFLIGNLFLLAPLYGAASAAESVRLTILYDNYLSNESLHTAWGFSCLVEVGKKTILFDTGGSAEILLSNMATLGIDPARIEIVVLSHIHGDHVGGLSGVLELNNSVTVYLPASFPSYLKDQVRAHGALVVEVRGPTEIVPGVWSTGEMGTWIKEQGLVVQSSKGLVVITGCAHPGVVNIVGAAKQIADQEVHLVVGGFHMFGMSKAQVQSVINAFQKLGVHQVAPCHCSGDLTRDLFHAAYGAGFFPAGAGWSIDLRPNP, via the coding sequence ATGAGAGGGTTTTTAATCGGTAATCTTTTCCTTCTGGCACCCCTGTATGGGGCGGCTTCCGCCGCCGAGTCCGTACGCCTTACCATCCTCTACGATAACTATTTGTCCAACGAGAGCCTGCACACCGCCTGGGGCTTTTCCTGCCTGGTGGAAGTGGGTAAAAAGACGATCCTCTTCGACACCGGGGGAAGCGCCGAAATCCTCCTCTCCAACATGGCGACCCTCGGGATCGACCCGGCCCGGATCGAGATCGTGGTTCTCTCTCATATTCATGGCGACCACGTGGGGGGTCTTTCCGGCGTTCTTGAGCTGAACAATTCGGTAACAGTCTACCTCCCCGCCTCTTTTCCGAGTTATTTAAAGGATCAGGTCAGGGCCCACGGAGCTTTGGTCGTAGAGGTGCGAGGTCCCACGGAGATCGTTCCCGGCGTTTGGTCCACCGGCGAGATGGGAACCTGGATCAAGGAGCAAGGATTGGTGGTGCAAAGTTCCAAGGGACTTGTGGTGATCACCGGCTGCGCCCACCCCGGGGTGGTGAACATAGTCGGAGCGGCGAAGCAAATTGCTGACCAGGAGGTTCACCTTGTGGTCGGGGGATTTCACATGTTCGGGATGTCAAAAGCCCAGGTTCAGTCCGTCATCAACGCCTTCCAGAAGCTTGGGGTCCACCAGGTTGCCCCCTGCCACTGTTCCGGTGACCTCACCCGAGACCTTTTCCACGCGGCCTATGGTGCCGGTTTCTTTCCGGCTGGTGCCGGCTGGTCCATCGATCTCAGACCCAATCCTTGA
- a CDS encoding HIT family protein, whose product MQPLWAPWRMEYILGKREPYCIFCPEGDGHSDEERLILFRGRLTMVMMNKYPYNNGHLLVAPWRHVAGLEELYEDEMTDIMRWLQKSIRILRQVMKPDGFNVGLNLGAAAGAGVESHLHFHIVPRWQGDTNFMTVFAEVRSIPEHLKQTFAKLLPHFRKESADEAV is encoded by the coding sequence ATGCAGCCTTTGTGGGCGCCCTGGCGAATGGAATATATTCTCGGCAAACGCGAGCCTTACTGCATCTTTTGCCCGGAAGGTGACGGGCACAGCGATGAAGAGCGACTGATCCTTTTCCGGGGCCGGCTGACGATGGTCATGATGAACAAGTACCCTTACAACAACGGTCATCTTCTGGTGGCGCCTTGGCGGCACGTGGCCGGCCTGGAGGAACTGTACGAAGACGAAATGACCGACATCATGCGATGGCTCCAGAAGTCGATCCGCATACTGCGGCAAGTGATGAAGCCCGATGGGTTCAATGTGGGGTTGAACCTTGGCGCGGCGGCGGGCGCCGGGGTCGAGAGCCATCTTCACTTTCACATCGTGCCGCGCTGGCAGGGCGATACGAATTTTATGACGGTCTTTGCAGAGGTGAGAAGCATACCGGAGCATTTGAAGCAGACCTTCGCCAAACTGTTACCTCATTTCAGGAAGGAGAGCGCCGATGAGGCTGTTTAG
- a CDS encoding L-threonylcarbamoyladenylate synthase — translation MILEVNPRHPEPRKIDKIAEVLANGGIIAYPTDTYYGIGCDLFNKQSIEKIYQLKRRSPLQPFSFICSDLKNISEYAQVTNYAYKTMKRLLPGPYTFILEGSKLVPKIMLTKRRTVGIRVPDHPICLAIVEELGHPVISTSATDPENGRILETPQEIKDKLGHALDLIVDGGIVSGTPSSVISLIDDAPEILRQGAGDVAIFTT, via the coding sequence ATGATTCTTGAAGTCAATCCCCGACACCCGGAACCCAGGAAGATCGACAAGATTGCTGAAGTCTTGGCCAACGGAGGAATCATCGCCTATCCAACGGACACCTACTACGGGATCGGCTGCGACCTTTTCAACAAGCAGTCCATCGAAAAAATCTACCAGCTCAAACGCCGTTCGCCGCTGCAGCCCTTCAGCTTCATCTGCAGTGACCTGAAAAACATCAGCGAGTACGCCCAGGTGACCAATTACGCCTACAAGACCATGAAGCGGCTTCTTCCCGGGCCCTACACGTTCATCCTCGAAGGATCGAAGCTGGTTCCGAAAATCATGCTGACCAAGCGCCGCACGGTGGGCATTCGGGTGCCCGATCATCCGATCTGCCTTGCCATTGTGGAAGAGCTGGGTCATCCCGTGATCAGCACCAGCGCCACCGACCCCGAAAACGGCCGCATCCTGGAAACACCCCAGGAAATCAAGGACAAGCTCGGCCATGCACTGGACCTCATCGTGGACGGAGGCATCGTTTCCGGAACGCCTTCCAGCGTGATTTCCTTGATAGACGACGCTCCGGAGATCCTCCGCCAGGGCGCGGGCGATGTGGCCATCTTCACCACGTAA
- a CDS encoding PH domain-containing protein — MSEENKKCPFCGEEILSVAVKCKHCGEFLNKAASPLQNQDRNNDVEKTLWEGHPSHYYYLFAYIIGGILILGSGLGLLVILIAILDRKCKIFTITNKRVKSKKGIISRSIHEVFIKDIRSVNVHQSILERLFNLGTVNIGTAGTAGIEVSFKGVSEAPEIKEKIQKLRGQHYMLTTLSSGGKPPALQAVGLRR; from the coding sequence GTGAGCGAAGAAAATAAAAAATGTCCATTTTGCGGTGAAGAAATTTTATCGGTCGCAGTAAAATGCAAACACTGCGGGGAATTTCTAAATAAGGCTGCTTCTCCACTTCAAAACCAAGATAGAAATAATGACGTGGAAAAAACATTATGGGAAGGCCATCCATCACATTACTATTATTTATTTGCTTACATAATCGGGGGAATATTAATCTTAGGATCTGGCTTAGGATTGCTGGTTATTCTTATCGCAATTCTTGATAGAAAATGCAAAATATTCACTATAACAAACAAAAGGGTGAAATCAAAGAAAGGGATAATTTCTCGCTCGATCCATGAGGTTTTCATCAAAGATATACGAAGCGTAAATGTACACCAAAGCATTCTAGAAAGGTTATTTAATTTGGGTACCGTTAATATAGGAACGGCCGGTACAGCAGGCATTGAAGTTTCATTCAAGGGGGTATCGGAAGCACCAGAGATTAAAGAAAAAATACAAAAATTAAGAGGGCAACACTATATGCTAACAACTTTATCCAGCGGAGGCAAACCGCCGGCTCTTCAAGCCGTCGGCTTGCGCCGCTGA
- a CDS encoding transposase produces MRYSKERKEAVLKKMMPPHNRSIIELAKEEGISEAALYLWRGQVRERGLLLDSDRAPEGWSARDKFNAVVESAAMNESELAEYCRRKGPYPEQLAPLAQELRDGRRLGPRSEPPAEKRAEGRSQAYPPGRT; encoded by the coding sequence ATGCGATATTCCAAAGAGCGTAAAGAAGCTGTTCTGAAAAAGATGATGCCGCCGCACAACCGGTCGATCATCGAGCTGGCCAAGGAGGAAGGCATCAGCGAGGCTGCTCTGTACCTCTGGCGCGGGCAGGTGCGTGAGCGGGGGCTGCTGCTCGACTCGGATAGAGCACCCGAGGGCTGGAGCGCGCGGGACAAGTTCAATGCCGTTGTTGAGAGTGCCGCCATGAACGAGTCCGAGCTGGCCGAGTACTGTCGCCGGAAGGGGCCGTATCCCGAGCAGTTGGCCCCACTGGCGCAGGAACTGCGAGACGGCCGACGACTGGGACCGCGAAGTGAACCGCCGGCTGAAAAGCGAGCAGAAGGCCGATCGCAAGCGTATCCGCCAGGTCGAACGTGA
- a CDS encoding UPF0280 family protein, whose amino-acid sequence MEERSGRFYRFQHKPPGGAAWHCFEVRFQQTDLWIRASRDCRDEAMDEVLSLRHGLDRYVAEHPAFLNSLVPLLDDPLAPRLVRRMLQAARKAGVGPMAAVAGAIAQAVGERLKAAGACSIVENGGDCFIHLNTPVRVGVYAGPHSPFKDRLVLSLEREILPAAVCTSSRTIGHSLSLGQADAVTVLSRDGALADACATAAGNMVRTREDLGRAAEWTQSLDGLLGALIIAGDRMAAWGAFEIHPA is encoded by the coding sequence ATGGAGGAGAGATCCGGCCGCTTCTACCGGTTTCAACACAAGCCCCCCGGAGGGGCCGCATGGCACTGTTTCGAGGTCCGCTTCCAGCAGACCGATCTGTGGATTCGGGCGTCCAGGGACTGCCGGGATGAAGCCATGGATGAGGTGCTGAGTCTCCGTCATGGGTTGGACCGGTATGTGGCGGAACATCCGGCCTTTCTGAACAGCCTGGTCCCGCTTCTGGATGATCCCCTGGCCCCCCGGCTGGTGCGCCGAATGCTCCAGGCGGCGCGAAAGGCCGGCGTGGGCCCCATGGCCGCTGTTGCCGGGGCGATCGCTCAGGCGGTGGGAGAACGCCTCAAGGCCGCCGGCGCCTGCTCGATCGTCGAAAACGGCGGGGATTGTTTCATTCATCTGAACACCCCGGTTCGGGTGGGCGTCTACGCGGGACCGCATTCCCCCTTCAAAGACCGCCTGGTTCTTTCCCTGGAGCGGGAAATCCTGCCCGCCGCCGTCTGCACGTCCTCAAGAACCATCGGCCACTCCCTCAGTCTCGGACAGGCGGACGCCGTGACCGTCCTTTCCCGGGACGGGGCCCTGGCCGACGCCTGTGCCACGGCCGCCGGTAACATGGTGCGGACTCGGGAGGACCTGGGTAGAGCCGCCGAATGGACACAGAGCCTCGACGGCCTTCTGGGGGCCCTCATCATCGCCGGGGATCGCATGGCTGCCTGGGGGGCCTTCGAAATCCATCCCGCTTGA
- the guaA gene encoding glutamine-hydrolyzing GMP synthase: MDWDHLQEDRILILDFGSQTTQLIARRVRESRVYCEIHPYHMPIESIRRFAPRGIILSGSPASVHDPGAPLVDPAVLSLGCPVLGICYGMQLMAHLLGGEVERAEQREYGPALITVEGPSSLFRDIEREDVRVWMSHGDRILRMPTGFKVLASSANSPVAAMGDPQRGFFAVQFHPEVVHTPCGRTLLDNFLFHICRCRPTWTMKSFVEASIEAIREKVGDGHVICALSGGVDSSVVAVLLHKAVGPRLHCIFVDNGLLRKGESEAVQRVFRDHFDMNLTVVDAARQFLGRLKGVTDPEEKRKIIGNLFIEIFEREAQRLPNVRYLAQGTLYPDVIESVSFKGPSATIKTHHNVGGLPERMDLELIEPLRELFKDEVRLVGRELGLPERIIMRHPFPGPGLAIRIIGEVTPEKLRVLREADALVMEEMEAAGWYDKVWQAFAVLLPVRSVGVMGDERTYDEVVALRVVESVDAMTADWARIPYELMAGISNRIINEVPGVNRVVYDISSKPPSTIEWE; the protein is encoded by the coding sequence ATGGACTGGGATCATCTGCAGGAAGATCGGATACTAATACTGGATTTCGGTTCTCAAACCACGCAGCTGATCGCCAGGCGTGTTCGCGAAAGCCGGGTTTACTGCGAAATCCACCCGTATCATATGCCGATCGAAAGCATCCGTCGGTTTGCTCCCCGGGGAATCATCCTGTCGGGTAGTCCAGCCAGCGTTCACGATCCGGGCGCGCCGCTGGTGGATCCCGCGGTGCTTTCCCTGGGATGCCCCGTTTTGGGCATCTGCTACGGAATGCAACTCATGGCCCATCTGCTGGGAGGGGAAGTGGAACGGGCCGAACAGAGGGAATACGGGCCCGCACTGATCACCGTGGAGGGCCCTTCGAGCCTTTTTCGAGATATCGAGCGGGAGGATGTGCGGGTATGGATGAGTCACGGGGATCGGATTCTGCGGATGCCCACGGGATTCAAAGTGCTGGCCTCCAGCGCCAATTCTCCCGTTGCCGCCATGGGCGATCCCCAACGGGGGTTTTTCGCGGTCCAGTTTCACCCGGAAGTGGTTCACACGCCGTGCGGACGGACGCTTCTCGACAATTTTCTTTTCCACATTTGCCGCTGCCGGCCCACCTGGACCATGAAGTCTTTTGTGGAGGCCTCCATTGAGGCCATACGAGAAAAGGTGGGCGACGGCCACGTGATTTGCGCCTTGAGCGGCGGCGTGGATTCTTCGGTGGTGGCCGTGCTGCTGCACAAGGCCGTCGGGCCGCGCCTGCATTGCATCTTCGTCGACAACGGGCTTCTCAGAAAAGGCGAATCGGAGGCGGTTCAACGGGTGTTCCGCGATCATTTCGACATGAACCTCACCGTGGTGGACGCCGCCCGTCAGTTTCTGGGGCGTCTAAAGGGTGTGACGGACCCCGAGGAAAAGCGGAAGATCATAGGGAACCTTTTCATCGAGATCTTTGAACGGGAAGCTCAGAGACTTCCCAATGTGCGGTACCTGGCGCAGGGCACGCTCTACCCCGATGTGATCGAGAGCGTCTCCTTCAAGGGCCCGTCGGCGACCATCAAGACCCACCACAACGTGGGGGGGCTGCCGGAACGTATGGACTTGGAGCTCATCGAACCGCTGCGGGAGCTCTTCAAGGATGAAGTGCGGCTCGTGGGCAGGGAGCTGGGGCTTCCGGAACGGATCATCATGCGGCATCCCTTTCCGGGCCCGGGGCTCGCCATCCGGATAATCGGGGAGGTGACGCCGGAGAAACTCAGGGTGCTTCGGGAAGCAGATGCGCTGGTGATGGAAGAAATGGAAGCGGCCGGGTGGTACGATAAGGTCTGGCAGGCGTTTGCCGTCTTGCTCCCCGTACGGTCGGTGGGCGTCATGGGGGACGAACGGACGTACGATGAGGTGGTCGCCCTGAGAGTGGTGGAGAGTGTGGACGCCATGACGGCGGATTGGGCGCGCATCCCATATGAGCTCATGGCCGGAATTTCCAACCGGATCATCAACGAGGTGCCCGGTGTCAACCGGGTCGTTTACGACATTTCGTCCAAGCCCCCCAGCACCATCGAGTGGGAATAG
- a CDS encoding type II toxin-antitoxin system VapC family toxin, producing MEYALADTGVWYGIFDSRDPRYNEAQSKIEFFDLLTIVIPWPTVYETLRTRFVRNRSGLQLFEIFLKTHPIVYIDDDIYKNEALDLSIESSLRKGRPLSMVDCLLRLIIDDPNVKIDYLLTFNQPDFIDACRKNRVEML from the coding sequence ATGGAATATGCTCTTGCTGACACAGGTGTGTGGTACGGGATATTTGATAGCCGAGATCCAAGGTATAATGAAGCACAGTCAAAGATTGAATTCTTTGACCTTTTGACGATAGTGATTCCATGGCCTACGGTTTATGAAACACTCCGAACTCGTTTTGTGAGAAACAGATCTGGTCTTCAGCTATTTGAGATATTTTTGAAAACCCATCCTATTGTGTATATTGACGACGATATTTACAAAAATGAGGCTCTTGACCTATCCATAGAATCCTCATTGCGAAAAGGAAGACCACTCAGCATGGTAGATTGTTTACTTAGGTTGATTATTGATGATCCAAATGTAAAAATAGATTACCTATTAACCTTTAACCAGCCTGATTTCATCGATGCATGTAGAAAGAATCGTGTGGAGATGTTGTAA
- a CDS encoding addiction module protein, whose translation MQNTFEIRHLSKEEKLRVMEAIWEDLSKDGEEVESPKWHQEALQETEERLNLGEEKMVDWHTAKKDLRERFQ comes from the coding sequence ATGCAGAATACGTTCGAAATACGACATCTTTCCAAAGAAGAGAAGCTTAGAGTGATGGAGGCTATTTGGGAAGACCTATCAAAAGATGGTGAGGAAGTAGAATCCCCCAAGTGGCATCAGGAGGCTCTTCAGGAAACAGAGGAACGGCTAAACTTGGGAGAGGAAAAGATGGTTGATTGGCATACTGCAAAAAAAGACCTCCGGGAAAGATTCCAATGA
- a CDS encoding DUF2283 domain-containing protein: protein MDKTKMAYSKDEDVLHIVVSEGKEADSIELSPNITAELNESGELIGIEILKASSFLRDTILESSQAKILKLKKSYNN, encoded by the coding sequence ATGGATAAAACAAAGATGGCATATTCTAAAGATGAAGATGTTCTGCATATAGTTGTCTCTGAGGGAAAAGAAGCAGACAGTATTGAGTTGAGCCCAAATATTACGGCTGAGTTGAATGAAAGCGGTGAATTAATTGGTATAGAAATATTAAAGGCAAGTTCTTTTCTCCGCGATACAATATTGGAATCGTCGCAAGCCAAAATACTTAAATTAAAAAAATCGTATAACAATTAA
- the guaB gene encoding IMP dehydrogenase, translating to MEKEMPATVPEALTFDDVLLVPMYSEVLPNETDVSTVLTPGIPMRIPLVTAAMDTVTEAQTAISIAREGGIGIIHRNMSIERQAREVDKVKKSESGMIVDPVTVHPDQRIAEVMELMAQYRISGVPVVKEGQLVGIITNRDLRFETDLELKVEDLMTKDNLVTAPVGISLEESKKLLQKRRIEKLLVVDEEGRLRGLITIKDILKVKKYPNACKDGLGRLRVGAAVGVGADAMDRVKGLVKAGADVIAVDSAHGHSRNVMNTVERIKAEFGDVQVIAGNVATEQGAESLIRAGADAIKVGVGPGSICTTRVVAGVGVPQVSAIMACAKVARAHGVPVIADGGIKYSGDVVKALAAGAQSVMIGGLFAGTDESPGETVLYQGRSYKVYRGMGSLGAMREGSRDRYFQDEIQEPAKLVPEGIEGMVPYRGPLSAIVHQLIGGLRAGMGYVGSRNLEELRTKPRMIRITSAGLKESHVHDVIITKEAPNYMVDLK from the coding sequence ATGGAAAAGGAAATGCCGGCGACGGTCCCCGAGGCGCTCACGTTCGACGATGTTTTGCTGGTACCGATGTATTCCGAAGTGCTCCCCAATGAAACGGACGTTTCCACGGTGCTCACGCCCGGCATTCCCATGCGGATACCTCTTGTCACGGCGGCCATGGACACGGTGACCGAAGCGCAGACGGCCATCAGCATCGCCCGGGAGGGCGGGATCGGCATCATTCACCGGAACATGTCCATCGAGCGCCAGGCCCGGGAAGTGGACAAGGTCAAGAAGTCGGAAAGCGGCATGATCGTCGATCCGGTGACCGTTCATCCGGATCAGCGCATCGCCGAAGTCATGGAGTTGATGGCTCAGTACCGTATTTCCGGGGTGCCGGTGGTGAAGGAAGGCCAGCTGGTGGGGATCATCACCAACCGGGACCTGCGTTTCGAGACCGATCTGGAACTCAAGGTCGAGGACCTGATGACCAAGGACAACCTGGTGACCGCGCCCGTGGGCATTTCGCTCGAAGAATCGAAGAAACTCCTGCAGAAGCGGCGGATCGAGAAGCTTCTGGTGGTCGATGAAGAAGGGCGGCTGCGGGGTCTCATCACCATCAAGGACATCTTGAAAGTCAAGAAATATCCCAATGCCTGCAAGGACGGTCTAGGGCGTCTTCGCGTGGGTGCCGCGGTGGGCGTCGGTGCGGACGCCATGGATCGTGTGAAGGGCCTTGTGAAGGCCGGGGCCGACGTGATCGCCGTTGACAGCGCTCACGGTCATTCCCGCAATGTCATGAACACGGTGGAACGGATCAAGGCCGAATTCGGAGACGTCCAGGTCATCGCGGGCAACGTGGCCACCGAGCAGGGGGCGGAGAGCCTTATCAGGGCCGGCGCGGACGCCATCAAAGTTGGCGTGGGTCCCGGCTCCATCTGCACCACGCGCGTGGTGGCAGGGGTCGGGGTACCGCAGGTTTCCGCCATAATGGCATGCGCCAAGGTGGCCAGGGCCCACGGCGTCCCGGTGATCGCCGACGGCGGCATCAAGTACAGCGGGGACGTGGTGAAGGCGCTGGCAGCGGGGGCTCAAAGCGTGATGATTGGAGGGCTCTTTGCCGGAACGGACGAAAGCCCCGGGGAAACCGTTCTGTACCAGGGACGAAGCTACAAGGTCTATCGGGGCATGGGGTCTCTTGGAGCCATGAGAGAAGGCAGCCGGGACCGGTACTTTCAGGACGAGATCCAGGAACCGGCGAAACTGGTCCCCGAAGGCATCGAGGGCATGGTGCCTTACCGGGGTCCCCTTTCCGCCATCGTCCATCAGTTGATCGGAGGACTGCGGGCGGGTATGGGCTACGTGGGATCCCGAAACCTGGAGGAGCTTCGCACCAAGCCCCGCATGATCCGCATCACCAGCGCGGGTTTGAAGGAAAGCCACGTTCACGATGTCATCATCACCAAGGAAGCACCCAACTACATGGTGGACCTCAAGTAG
- a CDS encoding transposase, with product MKPSKDAPSSKIRLRKHLNADALVRAVRREFEKIPDPRKGRPQISFADAAMSAFAMFSLKDPSLLAFEKRWSARDHNLHALYHIEKIPADSTMREILDEVSPYVFRPAFREIFSRLQRGKALAQMTVLDGHYILALDGTGYFSSEKVFSDACLRKTSRTGKTTYSLQMMGAALVHPDHKAVIPFPPEVIQREDGDTKNDCERNAAGRCNENLRTDHPHIKLIVTEDALSPNAPHIETLKRFDCRFVLSVKPGDHAFLFEKADEAIAEGRAVEFWHAAEDNSETLHYFRFINDLPLNKSHPDLRVNLLEYWQVTPKGLIRFSWVTDILIRRENAVTLMRIGRARWRIENETFNTLKNQGYHLEHNYGLGRKHLSAVFVTLMMLAFCVDQSLQLCCPLFQAVWRKLQTKRDLWERIRAMFWDFRLESIRMLYEALLYGYKRLTPIIAYNTS from the coding sequence ATGAAGCCCAGCAAAGACGCTCCTTCCTCCAAGATCCGACTTCGCAAGCATCTGAATGCAGATGCCCTGGTGAGAGCGGTGCGCCGTGAGTTCGAAAAGATCCCTGATCCCCGCAAAGGCAGGCCGCAGATCTCCTTTGCGGATGCGGCCATGAGCGCCTTCGCCATGTTTTCTTTGAAGGATCCCTCTCTTCTGGCCTTTGAGAAACGCTGGTCAGCTCGGGATCACAACCTGCACGCGCTCTACCACATCGAGAAGATCCCTGCCGACAGCACCATGCGGGAGATTCTCGATGAGGTTTCGCCCTATGTGTTCCGACCCGCCTTCCGCGAGATCTTCTCACGGCTTCAGCGCGGCAAGGCGCTGGCTCAGATGACCGTGCTGGATGGCCACTACATCCTGGCCCTGGACGGCACGGGCTATTTTTCGTCGGAAAAGGTCTTTTCCGACGCCTGCCTTCGAAAAACCTCTCGCACCGGCAAGACCACCTATTCCCTCCAAATGATGGGAGCCGCCCTCGTCCACCCGGACCACAAGGCCGTGATCCCCTTTCCCCCGGAAGTGATCCAGAGAGAGGACGGCGACACCAAAAACGACTGCGAACGCAACGCCGCCGGCCGTTGTAACGAGAACCTGAGAACCGATCATCCCCATATCAAGCTCATCGTGACCGAAGATGCCCTCAGTCCCAACGCTCCCCACATTGAAACCCTCAAGCGCTTCGACTGCCGCTTCGTCCTTTCGGTTAAACCCGGCGATCACGCCTTCCTTTTCGAAAAGGCCGACGAGGCCATCGCCGAGGGCCGGGCTGTGGAGTTCTGGCACGCAGCGGAAGACAACTCCGAAACCCTCCATTACTTCCGCTTCATCAACGATCTTCCCCTCAACAAGTCCCATCCCGACCTACGAGTGAACCTCCTCGAGTACTGGCAGGTGACTCCCAAGGGGCTTATCCGGTTTTCCTGGGTCACGGACATCCTCATCCGCCGGGAAAACGCCGTTACCTTGATGCGGATCGGCCGGGCACGCTGGCGCATCGAAAACGAAACCTTCAACACCTTGAAAAACCAGGGCTACCACCTCGAACACAACTACGGCCTGGGCCGAAAACACCTTAGCGCCGTCTTCGTCACCCTCATGATGTTGGCCTTCTGCGTGGACCAGAGCCTCCAACTGTGTTGCCCGCTGTTTCAGGCCGTATGGCGAAAGCTCCAAACCAAACGGGACCTCTGGGAGAGGATCCGGGCCATGTTCTGGGACTTCCGCCTGGAGTCCATCCGGATGCTCTACGAGGCCCTTCTTTACGGATACAAAAGGCTGACCCCGATCATCGCCTATAACACCTCGTAG